One Dictyostelium discoideum AX4 chromosome 3 chromosome, whole genome shotgun sequence genomic region harbors:
- a CDS encoding hypothetical protein (P22549 Cyclic nucleotide phosphodiesterase inhibitor precursor (PDI)), with protein MKSIIILSFILSIISFSNGTIVKCTSASCSSLNNNCVNHYCNPRAGCYGIDKCVRIDACHIVSCDLNNGSCINTKANCDDGDPCTDDFCHNGYGCFSLPNNKHPSVICQKNCNDNNPCTDDFCDFTNTCQHTLKNCEDNDFCTIDSCGPNGCVHTNISCDDNDPCTSDFCSIMYGCYHEQIECSIKVPCSTDIECNRYNLCETYTCDLISNICKYSTKFCNGFPCINNECMTGVIYN; from the exons atgaagaGTATTATAATTCTATCATTTATtctttcaataatttcattttcaaatg gtacAATTGTAAAGTGTACAAGTGCAAGTTGTTCTAGTCTTAATAATAACTGTGTAAATCATTATTGTAATCCTCGTGCTGGATGTTATGGAATTGATAAATGTGTACGTATAGATGCATGTCATATAGTTTCttgtgatttaaataatggtagTTGTATTAATACAAAAGCAAATTGTGACGATGGTGACCCTTGTACTGATGATTTTTGTCATAATGGTTACGGTTGTTTTTctttaccaaataataaacacCCAAGTGTAATCTGTCAAAAGAATTGTAATGATAACAATCCATGTACAGATGATTTTTGTGATTTCACTAATACTTGCCAACatacattaaaaaattgtgaAGATAATGATTTCTGTACTATTGATTCTTGTGGACCAAATGGTTGTGTTCATACAAATATTTCTTgtgatgataatg atCCATGTACATCAGATTTTTGCTCAATAATGTACGGCTGTTACCACGAACAAATTGAATGTTCTATAAAAGTGCCATGTTCAACTGATATTGAATGTAATAGATATAATTTATGTGAAACCTATACTTGTGATTTAATATCgaatatttgtaaatattcTACAAAATTTTGTAATGGTTTCCCttgtataaataatgaatgtATGACTGGtgtaatttataattaa
- a CDS encoding DHHC-type zinc finger-containing protein, with amino-acid sequence MIDLFDFVVLSSFIILLPLVTDFLNNTFPNAKIGRLAQEVVGMILVFFIVSLIFAGVSLWYTHFLPFYYTKSLLISFDTLNLLDLLKFINTDNNNNSGSSIFNKITFYFHIFFTIQLVVNLYYYYYQTITADNFLPKISKNKQIQLFASETTTTTTTTTDNINEKKNKLCGLCDQVSDGKWSTINKPKSHHCRICKRCIDSMDHHCPFAANCIGINNHHYFILFIGYTVMALIYACYLSFFPYYHCIVNYKNYVSLSFTNDNDNDNNNNNNFKQLAQSCAKFNKYSFIFLCCCLIVTASFGILLFQTYLIITNSKTVQLLSRLKKSKSFLDWFKWLYQNFKQNASINNIYSLFPNFKFYNLIIPYYKRKINKLNK; translated from the coding sequence atgATAGATCTTTTCGATTTTGTAGTATTATCTTCATTCATCATTCTTTTACCATTGGTAACTGATTTCCTTAATAATACATTTCCAAATGCAAAGATTGGTAGATTAGCACAAGAAGTTGTGGGCATGATATTGGTATTCTTTATTGTATCTTTAATATTTGCAGGAGTATCATTATGGTATACCCATTTCTTACCATTTTATTAtacaaaatcattattaataagtTTTGatactttaaatttattagatctattaaaattcattaatactgataataataacaacagtGGTAGCAGTATCttcaataaaattacatTCTATTTTCACATTTTCTTTACAATTCAATTAGttgttaatttatattattactactatcaAACTATAACTGCTGATAATTTCTTaccaaaaatttcaaaaaataaacaaattcaattatttgcTAGTGagacaactacaacaacaacaacaacaactgataatattaatgaaaaaaaaaataaactttgtGGTTTATGTGATCAAGTTAGTGATGGAAAATGgtcaacaattaataaaccgAAATCACATCATTGTAGAATTTGTAAACGTTGTATTGATTCAATGGATCATCATTGTCCATTTGCTGCAAATTGTATTGGTATaaataatcatcattattttataCTATTCATAGGTTATACTGTAATGGCATTAATTTATGCATGTTATTTATCATTCTTCCCATACTATCATTGTAttgtaaattataaaaattatgttAGTTTATCTTTTaccaatgataatgataatgataataataataataataattttaaacaattagcTCAATCATGTGcaaaattcaataaatatagttttatatttttatgttgttgtttaattGTAACTGCCTCATTTGGTATACTTTTATTTCAAACTTATTTAATcattacaaattcaaaaactGTTCAATTACTTAGTCgtttaaagaaatcaaaatcatttttagatTGGTTTAAATGGTTatatcaaaattttaaacaaaatgcttccataaataatatttattcactttttccaaattttaaattttataatttaattataccTTACTATAAaaggaaaataaataaattaaataaataa
- the rab8A gene encoding Rab GTPase translates to MTSPATNKSAAYDYLIKLLLIGDSGVGKSCLLLRFSEDSFTPSFITTIGIDFKIRTIELEGKRIKLQIWDTAGQERFRTITTAYYRGAMGILLVYDVTDEKSFGNIRNWIRNIEQHATDSVNKMLIGNKCDMAEKKVVDSSRGKSLADEYGIKFLETSAKNSINVEEAFISLAKDIKKRMIDTPNEQPQVVQPGTNLGANNNKKKACC, encoded by the exons ATGACTTCTCCAGCAACAAATAAATCAGCAGCCTacgattatttaattaaattacttTTAATCGGTGATAGTGGTGTAGGTAAATCATGTCTTTTATTACGTTTTTCTGAAGATTCTTTCACACCAAGTTTCATCACTACTATTGG taTCGATTTCAAAATTCGTACAATTGAATTGGAAggtaaaagaattaaattacaaatttggGATACTGCAGGT cAAGAAAGATTCAGAACTATCACTACAGCATACTATCGTGGTGCTATGGGTATCCTATTGGTTTATGATGTCACTGATGAAAAATCTTTTGGTA acATTAGAAATTGGATTAGAAATATCGAGCAACATGCTACAGACTCTGTTAATAAAATGTTAATCGGTAATAAATGTGATATGGCTGAAAAGAAAGTTGTTGATAGCTCAAGAGGTAAATCACTTGCAGACGAATatggtattaaatttttagaaaCCTCAGCCAAAAACAGTATAAATGTAGAGGAAGCCTTTATTAGTTTAgcaaaagatattaaaaaacgtATGATTGATACACCAAATGAACAACCACAAGTTGTTCAACCAGGTACAAATCTTGGTGCAAATAACAATAAGAAAAAAGCTT GTTGTTAA